The DNA region ATAGAAAATGTCTGTAGGCTATTTGGCATACGGTATACTCATTTGAAGactgttttttatatttgttattattatgtattcacatttaagaaaaaaataaaatactgtaggctactacataaaaacaaaatgtttattaatctGTGTATCATATTATGTGTGGGtacatacagtagtaaataCACATTAGGCCTTAGAAAAGTTACATTTAATCAATATGTACCCCCTAAATCaccaacaaaataatatactttctGCTTTCTGAGAGGACGTTACTTACGGCGTTACCTACTGTTACCagtaatatttattgataaaattacagaaaacattccctaaactaataatatttagtaattATTTTCAGTTAAAACCAAATGTAAAAgtgttttttatatttgctATTATGtattcacataaaaaaaaaaaaatactgtaggctactacataaaaataaaatgtttattaatctGTGTATCATATTATGTGTGGGtacatacagtagtaaataCACATAGAAAATAATCTATTTCATAAGTATACATTTCTGGGTAAAAGAATTAGGCCCTAGACAAGTTACATTTAATCAATATGCACCACCTAAATCaccaacaaaataatattctttCTGCTTTCTTTGCCAGTAGGCTTGAGAGGGCGTTATCTACTGTTACCAGTAATATGTGTTGATAAACATTccataaactaataatatttagtaattATTTTCAGTTAAAACCAAAtgtaaaagtaaacaaaatttaaaaaaaaacaataataaaacaataagtaAACATATGTTTAAAGAGTCCTTTGATTACGATcgtcatattatatatatttgattaataattgtTGTGTCCATTGTTTGATGCTCATATGTTTGAAATCTTGACTGGTAAGACAGAAAATCTTGACTGGGCAGACAGAAAATCTTGAAATGTTAATCAATTGTGTGTACTATGTATTGAATTTTGTTACCGCACTAAATTTGAGTAGGGACGGGGATGTGGTTCGGGGAGGAGAAAAAAGGCACTGCTATCGAAATGAAAAATACTAATCTAGTAATAAAGCAAGTTAGTTTCTCGATATAGTTACGTCAAAGGTTACATTTTGCTTAGAGAGAACTTTTTTGATTAAAAGTAAAGAAACCCTTGTAAATGTTCTGTTGAGTACAACCACCAACTTTAAAGTTTTCTTGCATATCGACTTATTGTAATACATAATTTCTAAATATACTTGCCCAAAAACACTAAATAGTGCCTTCTTAATGTCTAACTCACTAAGCATGTCTGGTTTGGCTACTTGACGGGTTAGTGCCAAGTTCTAGGCTACCCTGAGAAGTGGAAGGCAGCTCATTTGTCCCAGTCACGATCATACAAACATTTTTCCAGTAATTTCTAACTTCTTTATTTCTAACACAATACATCACAAAAACGAGAAAGCCCTGCAGTGTGTTAAAGATACAGAATAATAGGTTGTTGATTCTGGAAGCCTCTCCAATCGCAAAGAACCCAAAAAGCCATGTTAAGCCCATTACCAATGTGATACTAATTGCATTTTGCAGCATACGAATTCCATCATTTTTCTTTTGCCTTTGAAACTTTCCATGTTGGGACAAGCTATGCATCACCAGAATAAACACTGTTGCGTTGAATAGCAGTGCAATAGCCACAGGAACAGCAACACTCACATACATTCGACTCAAGACCAAAAAACAACTGGGAAGAGAGATAATCCATTTATATACTTTGAGCAAAAATGAGTTCCATACAAAACAAATCTATAAATACGTTACAAACACTTGATTTTGCAAAATAAGTTATTTataaacatcacatttttgccGCAATATGATTcattttgtacataatttacatttttttactttaaaataaaatttaatgacaacaTAGATCGACATTTCGAAACCATTTGAATTTGactgataataaattatataatattactgtatttttgtaaaattatggtACATTACTTACTGGTTATTTTCATCTACATATTCATCAACATTCACAAAGATTGTGGCCAAAACAATAACAGCTGGTGTACCTGTAAGAGaccatttttatttcaagacTCAAAACCCACTACTGTGACTATTGCTTACTGTATGTTTTGTGAATGACATAGCAAGTTTATTTACCTGATtgaaagtaaatatttaaactCACCCCATGCAAAAAGAAtagattttaaaagaaaattggAAACATGGGAATTCAACACTTTCACAAACAGGTAATACATCATTACAGCTTGCACGGTCATCCAGAAGATTGAAGAAAGCAGAAAGTAATGCAATATCGCCCCCACAGCAGTACACCCATATTCATTGCGCTTGTTTTGGTCGATTCCTACAAGAAACACGATGTACAGACACAGCAATGAGGCACATAAATTACACAGGATTTTCTTTGGTTCAGCCTTTCttaaatttctaaaataaatggtaCAAAATCATATTTAGAAAACAAATGTAAACatgttaataattaaaattattaatatattttaaaaacgataaatcaatgaaaataatGTATAGCTGTATAGATAATTCTTATGATTATCTAGGACAAGTAGAAATGGTCTAGCTTAAGAAGTTAAGAAAAGGGAAGGGCTCTATacataaatgtatatttttcaaAGGATATTCCATATACTTACCTATTAGCTAAGAATGTTAATAATGTGATGCTAAGCCCTGTTATCGATAGAGCTAAACCTATTTTGGTGACTAATTCAAGAACTGGATCATCGTCATGAGGGTAAAAATCCTATAAAGACAGTAAATTGGCTTTAGAAAAGATAACTTAAAAACATAGAAACACGGTTCAATGTTCTGTTATTTATAGAATGTAATTACAAGAATGGAAAATTAAGAAAAGATGTTATATATACatgaattaaattattgtacCATAAGAACAGCAAAATTAGTGAGATGATTGCAATTACAGTACTGTCTATCTCTACCATCAAGGGATCCACTAATGAGAACACATCCCTCACTTGACCACCCTCCAATACCATTCTCCAATGCAAAATCCCAAAAAACACATTCAGTGTTATCGTTTTCCTCAGTTATCTACAAAAGAAGAATGCCTACAGTATACTATGACAATTAACATCTTGGTTTTAGGGTTACTTTCTCTTGAGCAAAGATATTTAAACTTTCATGAGCTTAATGTGTGGTTATAAAATAACATccaatgatttattattttcaaaaaccACACCCAAATTAAAATCTTCTCTGTACCGTATTCCTAAActgtaataattttaaaaagttaatttaGAAGAcaacaatttgaatatttttcagttttaatcagttttaaataattctttaaatctttttttagtAATATTCAAAATTACCTCTGCTGGAATGAATGTGGTTGTGAGTGGCTCAGATAAAGAAATTGAATCTGGTGTGTCTGGTACTGAGAATGAAATAACTGGACCATTGGGTCTCCGCTTCGAACTGTCATATTGAGGTGACTGAAATAGCCTACTATTCCGGTATGCAATAACAACAACCCGAAAATTATCACTGCCTAAATTGAACAATAACAAATACGTTGAgccaaaaaacaacaaaataaattaatgaaacaTACTGACCATGGAATTATGAATATACAAACACTGaccatttttattcataatttctgATGTGATAATTGGTGGTAATTCAATAGAAACTTGGACATCATCAGGCACCATATTTCCTTGTAAAGTTGTGACATCTTCCAGGCCATTTAAACCATCTGTTGACCCATATGCTAATCCAGTGCTGCTTACATCATCAGTATTTAACATCTGTCCAAGCACTGCAACATTCATCATACTTTCTTTGTAAACACCATCTTGTAGTCCAACTTGCCCGATCTGTTTTTCTAGTGACACAAGAATGCTTGTTGGTGCTTGCGACATCATTTGACTTTCCATCAAAATCTCTTCACCTATACTAAACAGGTTATCTACTGAACCAACCATTGATGATGTCACCTAATATTGATATTTAACAAAGAAATGTATTTAGTTTTCTAGCCTTATGCCACTTTTCCATTACTGAACTGCAGTACAATGAAATTATGAGGATTTGAAATTGTACTAAAGAAGTTTTATATAGGATTCTTTATCACaaatttttatattgaaaaaagCTTTAGAAAATGTTACTTCAAAATTGTAGAAGGAAAACAGGGAAGACAAGATGatcattttttctttattacttTTAAATTGGTTGTAATTGTAATAGTATTTTAAtgcgacatttatatagcgttatttcatgaagatcagagcgctgtggacttagatgttacCCTTTCAAaaacattcttctcccctaagggtcacatTGTGTCATAGGCAGCCAACTACGGCGCCAttacgtctgtccacgacagtgtgtgtgtgtgtgtgaactagtacaccggggtaaccccctactcattaACTAATTGTACAACTACATAAAACTAACCACTGTAGAGTTTGAATTAACAGACACAATATCCTGCAGAATAACAGCTGTACTTTCAAGTGCACTGTCTGTGATCTCATCAGTTCTCAAAGTTATGTTGTACACATCCTCACTTACAATCTCAACATTATATTCTGTTACATTCatctaaatgaaaaaaaagtctTTCTTTATCACTGAAAATACGGTATTAAAACATCTACAAGAACATTTAGAGATAATATGAGTACAATCATCTTACAGCTACTATTCTTGCAAGTAGATCTTCTGCAGTTGCCTCTCCTCCACATTCCGATATCTCAGGTGTAGAGTACCACATAGCTGTACTCAATCCATCACTAACACAAGTCCAATTAGCCGCTGGCTCACCATCTAAAACAAGAAgtttacattttattaaattacatttgcaACAACCCGGACCTAATATTGTGATGTAGGGTTTGCATAGCCACATATACAATTCAAAATAAAGCATAAATATTTCTCCCTTTCTGGCAAATAAGTGAGTAAGTGGCCGAGTGGGTAAGACAGTGGAAACGTAATCCAgccataacattaacaatggttcgaggctcacttgctccatggttctggtggtagaacaagtcttcttctTCCAGTGTAATCGCACtataaagaacctagtacatcttgtGAGACGAGTatggggttaccccggtgtactagtttaCATTCAATCACTGTGTCGTGGACAGATGAGAGAGTGCCCTATAGTGGCTGCACTGACATGACGTGACCTTAGGGGagttgaaaagtgtaacatctgaGTCCACAGCGCATAGAGAATGTATTATGcactatacaaatttaaaaccattaaccaTAAAACTATTAAATATTGCTTAACACATTGAAGAGTATTGCTGAGTATTTgcatcaaaaaaaaaataaaactaaggTAATACTAAACTAAGATAATATTTTCTTACAATCTTTTTTTGTTTCATCACACTTTTCTTCTGACTCGGCAGTGTGTCCAACTAATGTATCAGGAAATGTATAACCATTATATTCATCTTCAAAGCACATTTCTGTGAAGACAAGTCATCATTCTTACTTCTTCTTAACATGCTAAATGTGTAGATCTTGgaattgttaaatattttaattcaaactttgtgacaaaattCTCAACTGGTCAGCGGATAATACAATAACAACTGTCATACATACACATTCACTAAGTGACTTAAACATAGAAATAACAGTAAGTACAGTTATGAATAAACTTATTGTGTGGGGTATTTAGAGACTAGATTGGTGGGCGATTGAAATGTTTTGGCcattaaacaaattttattttattttttttatattttttttatttatttatttattttttacaattttaatttactttaccAGCAGTTTTAACATTGATAATGTTCGGGTCAAAATATCCATTTGAATTTATTCCAACTTGCAACAGTGATgacaataaaatatcaatatag from Antedon mediterranea chromosome 2, ecAntMedi1.1, whole genome shotgun sequence includes:
- the LOC140041154 gene encoding adhesion G-protein coupled receptor G7-like, whose amino-acid sequence is MTSWRPMDGSRNRGRQRVRWRDEIDKYWVSGNNACGRNLCQNRATCLQASCGSYCVCAPGFEGIFCEIQSNPPYVSRSPLSNRVTLYTTVSLYCKIDNSVDWQWFKDDVPITDSVNKEVLSVLMTFDALGYYWCSGSGVGLHSSIISTSFKAAQTIIGVSTFQVTLIFQELEFTESLQNPSSVDYQELSSTITAFLNDSSLPNNPYIQVRSLQAGSVIADFNFYVYMLDVSPKDYIDILLSSLLQVGINSNGYFDPNIINVKTAEMCFEDEYNGYTFPDTLVGHTAESEEKCDETKKDYGEPAANWTCVSDGLSTAMWYSTPEISECGGEATAEDLLARIVAMNVTEYNVEIVSEDVYNITLRTDEITDSALESTAVILQDIVSVNSNSTVVTSSMVGSVDNLFSIGEEILMESQMMSQAPTSILVSLEKQIGQVGLQDGVYKESMMNVAVLGQMLNTDDVSSTGLAYGSTDGLNGLEDVTTLQGNMVPDDVQVSIELPPIITSEIMNKNGSDNFRVVVIAYRNSRLFQSPQYDSSKRRPNGPVISFSVPDTPDSISLSEPLTTTFIPAEITEENDNTECVFWDFALENGIGGWSSEGCVLISGSLDGRDRQYCNCNHLTNFAVLMDFYPHDDDPVLELVTKIGLALSITGLSITLLTFLANRNLRKAEPKKILCNLCASLLCLYIVFLVGIDQNKRNEYGCTAVGAILHYFLLSSIFWMTVQAVMMYYLFVKVLNSHVSNFLLKSILFAWGTPAVIVLATIFVNVDEYVDENNHCFLVLSRMYVSVAVPVAIALLFNATVFILVMHSLSQHGKFQRQKKNDGIRMLQNAISITLVMGLTWLFGFFAIGEASRINNLLFCIFNTLQGFLVFVMYCVRNKEVRNYWKNVCMIVTGTNELPSTSQGSLELGTNPSSSQTRHA